The genomic interval ACCAAGAACCAGGTGGTGGCCTTCATCCTCGGCACCGCAGCGACGGTGACGTTCCTGATCGTCGGCCTGCCGCAGTCGCTCGAGACCGTCGGCGGCGCTCTCGGCGGCTACGCCGAGCAGGTAATGCTGTCGCTGTCGGTCGCCGACCACTTCGACACGCTCACCCGCGGGCTGATCGAATTCGGCACGCTGGCGTTCTTCATCTTGTTCACCGTCGGCTGGCTGGTCTGC from bacterium carries:
- a CDS encoding ABC transporter permease, whose amino-acid sequence is TKNQVVAFILGTAATVTFLIVGLPQSLETVGGALGGYAEQVMLSLSVADHFDTLTRGLIEFGTLAFFILFTVGWLVCGMVALDRTKAS